Proteins encoded by one window of Cuniculiplasma divulgatum:
- a CDS encoding dienelactone hydrolase family protein has protein sequence MAELTESMKKFSIENDLKLDYLEIKSEGSRGKIMVVSEIWGLTAFIKSFSRKLAMEGYDVIAPDLYSRPEDKKVFTEENIMDAMRPMWSLPPEKRRDPEAIKEVMGKLSPVGKQIFEFVSEKRELMEKRMLSDLSKLYEQEMKGVSKKGIIGFCMGGGLAFQLSTSKAFEASVIFYGASPRNLDEMEHIKGAVFGIYAGEDSGINATLPQVMERVVKYKTDFEMKLYPGTYHAFFNDTGMSYNKEASEDAWEKVKYFYRRYMK, from the coding sequence ATGGCGGAATTAACAGAGTCTATGAAAAAGTTCAGTATTGAAAATGATCTGAAGTTAGATTACCTAGAAATTAAGTCGGAAGGAAGCAGGGGAAAAATAATGGTAGTCTCGGAGATATGGGGACTCACAGCATTTATTAAATCTTTTAGCAGGAAACTGGCAATGGAAGGATACGACGTTATTGCACCTGACTTATATTCAAGACCAGAAGACAAGAAGGTATTTACCGAAGAGAACATAATGGATGCCATGCGTCCTATGTGGTCGCTTCCTCCAGAAAAAAGAAGAGATCCTGAGGCAATAAAAGAGGTAATGGGAAAATTGTCTCCAGTTGGAAAACAGATTTTTGAGTTTGTCTCAGAAAAAAGAGAGCTAATGGAAAAGAGAATGCTTTCCGATCTTTCCAAATTATACGAACAGGAGATGAAAGGTGTTAGTAAGAAAGGAATAATTGGGTTCTGCATGGGCGGGGGTCTTGCCTTTCAGCTTTCAACATCAAAAGCATTCGAAGCTTCAGTTATATTCTATGGTGCAAGTCCAAGAAATCTGGATGAAATGGAACACATAAAGGGAGCTGTGTTTGGAATCTATGCAGGCGAGGACAGTGGTATAAATGCAACTCTGCCTCAGGTCATGGAAAGAGTTGTAAAATACAAGACCGATTTCGAAATGAAGCTTTACCCTGGTACCTATCATGCCTTTTTCAACGACACTGGAATGAGTTATAATAAGGAGGCATCAGAAGATGCATGGGAAAAAGTGAAATATTTCTACAGGAGGTATATGAAATGA